A DNA window from Halomonas zincidurans B6 contains the following coding sequences:
- the dapE gene encoding succinyl-diaminopimelate desuccinylase gives MSTSATAATRQPLSATLELAIELMRRVSVTPDDAGCQALMIERLERLGFSIQRLAFGDVDNFWAVRGHHGPVLAFAGHTDVVPSGPEAQWHTPPFEPYINEAGELCGRGAADMKGSLAAMLTAVERFVAAHPEHPGRLAFLITSDEEGPAIDGTRAVVEHLREAHERLDYCIVGEPSSSERLGDTVKNGRRGSLGGVLHVKGVQGHVAYPHLAHNPIHATAPALDALCREHWDDGNAFFPATSFQISNLRAGTGASNVIPGELEVVFNFRYSTEVTHQQLRERAEAILDAHGLDYRLDWTLNGEPFLTARGELIEAVLAGVNDATGETPALSTAGGTSDGRFIAQLGSQVVELGPLNATIHKVNERVRAADLDTLSQAYEAIIKRLFT, from the coding sequence ATGTCCACGTCCGCCACTGCCGCGACCCGCCAGCCCCTGTCAGCGACGCTGGAGCTGGCCATCGAGCTGATGCGCCGCGTCTCGGTGACTCCCGACGATGCCGGCTGCCAGGCGCTGATGATCGAGCGCCTCGAGCGTCTCGGCTTCAGCATCCAGCGATTGGCCTTCGGCGATGTCGATAACTTCTGGGCGGTGCGCGGCCACCACGGCCCGGTGCTGGCCTTCGCCGGCCACACCGACGTGGTGCCCAGTGGCCCCGAGGCGCAGTGGCACACGCCGCCGTTCGAGCCGTACATCAACGAGGCCGGCGAGCTGTGCGGGCGCGGCGCCGCCGACATGAAGGGCAGTCTGGCGGCGATGCTCACCGCGGTGGAGCGCTTCGTCGCCGCGCACCCCGAGCACCCGGGACGGCTGGCGTTTCTGATCACCTCCGACGAGGAGGGCCCCGCCATCGACGGCACCCGGGCGGTGGTCGAGCACCTGCGCGAGGCCCACGAACGGCTGGATTACTGCATCGTCGGCGAGCCCTCGTCCAGCGAGCGGCTCGGCGACACCGTCAAGAACGGCCGGCGCGGTTCGCTGGGCGGCGTGCTGCACGTCAAGGGCGTGCAGGGCCATGTCGCCTATCCGCACCTGGCGCACAATCCGATCCACGCCACGGCGCCGGCGCTGGATGCGCTGTGCCGCGAACACTGGGACGACGGCAACGCCTTCTTCCCCGCCACCAGTTTTCAGATCTCCAACCTGCGCGCGGGCACCGGCGCGAGCAACGTGATTCCCGGCGAACTGGAAGTGGTGTTCAATTTCCGCTACTCCACCGAGGTCACCCATCAGCAGCTGCGCGAACGCGCCGAGGCGATTCTCGACGCCCACGGCCTCGACTATCGGCTCGACTGGACGCTCAACGGCGAACCGTTCCTGACCGCCCGGGGCGAGCTGATCGAGGCGGTGCTCGCCGGGGTCAATGACGCCACCGGCGAGACGCCGGCGCTGTCGACCGCCGGCGGCACCTCGGATGGCCGTTTCATCGCCCAGCTGGGCAGCCAGGTGGTCGAGCTCGGCCCGCTCAACGCGACCATCCACAAGGTCAACGAACGCGTGCGCGCCGCCGATCTCGATACCCTGAGCCAGGCCTACGAAGCGATCATCAAACGGCTGTTCACCTGA
- the dapD gene encoding 2,3,4,5-tetrahydropyridine-2,6-dicarboxylate N-succinyltransferase, whose amino-acid sequence MLSFALGIGNQNTQGDWLDVYYPAPLFQPESALAEAAREALDAPAGNAVVSFLPEHCGKLAEALKAAGNAEQAELATSLAASRRPLVATFIALDQPPESAPEVYLKLHLLSHRLVKPHGIDLTGMFGLLRNIAWTNEGPIDIEELPARRLKARLEGRPLSVDCVDKFPKMTDYVVPKGIRIGDSARVRLGAYLGEGTTVMHEGFVNFNAGTEGPGMIEGRVSAGVMIGKGSDLGGGCSTMGTLSGGGNIVIKVGEGCLIGANAGIGIPLGDRCTVEAGLYITAGTKVAVLDDQGQEVEKLAARELAGQSDLLLRRNSLNGRVECLTNKSAVALNEALHAHN is encoded by the coding sequence ATGCTGAGTTTCGCACTCGGAATCGGCAACCAGAACACCCAGGGCGACTGGCTCGACGTCTATTACCCGGCGCCGCTGTTCCAGCCGGAAAGCGCGCTGGCCGAGGCCGCCCGCGAGGCGCTCGACGCCCCCGCCGGCAACGCCGTGGTGAGCTTTCTGCCCGAGCATTGCGGCAAGCTGGCCGAGGCCCTCAAGGCCGCCGGCAACGCCGAGCAGGCCGAGCTCGCCACGTCACTGGCAGCCAGCCGGCGCCCCCTGGTGGCGACCTTCATCGCGCTCGATCAGCCGCCCGAGAGCGCGCCGGAGGTGTATCTCAAGCTGCACCTGCTGTCGCACCGGCTGGTCAAGCCGCACGGTATCGACCTGACCGGCATGTTCGGCCTGCTGCGCAACATCGCCTGGACCAACGAGGGCCCCATCGACATCGAGGAGCTGCCCGCCCGGCGCCTCAAGGCACGTCTCGAGGGCCGTCCGCTGTCCGTGGACTGCGTCGACAAGTTTCCCAAGATGACCGACTACGTGGTGCCCAAGGGCATCCGCATCGGCGACAGCGCGCGGGTGCGCCTGGGCGCCTACCTCGGCGAGGGCACCACGGTGATGCACGAGGGCTTCGTCAATTTCAACGCCGGCACCGAAGGCCCGGGGATGATCGAAGGCCGCGTCTCGGCGGGGGTGATGATCGGCAAGGGCTCGGATCTCGGCGGCGGCTGCTCGACCATGGGTACGCTGTCCGGCGGCGGCAACATCGTCATCAAGGTCGGCGAGGGTTGCCTGATCGGCGCCAATGCCGGGATCGGCATCCCGCTGGGCGATCGCTGCACCGTCGAGGCCGGGCTGTACATCACCGCCGGCACCAAGGTCGCGGTACTCGACGATCAGGGCCAGGAAGTCGAGAAGCTGGCGGCCCGCGAACTGGCCGGCCAGAGCGACCTGCTGCTGCGGCGCAACTCGCTCAACGGGCGTGTCGAATGCCTGACCAACAAGAGCGCCGTGGCGCTCAACGAAGCGCTGCATGCCCACAATTGA
- a CDS encoding arsenate reductase: protein MNTLYGINNCDSCRKARKALDAQGIDYRYHDLRDDGLDRERLTRFLAMADLATLLNTRSTTWRGLDAAEQQAARSDAEHASALILAQPTLLKRPLLDTGERLLVGLPRDGYAGLNASAP from the coding sequence ATGAACACGTTATACGGCATCAACAACTGCGACAGCTGCCGCAAGGCGCGCAAGGCCCTCGACGCCCAGGGCATCGATTATCGCTATCACGACCTGCGCGACGACGGTCTTGACCGCGAGCGGCTGACACGCTTTCTGGCCATGGCTGATCTGGCCACGCTGCTCAACACCCGCAGCACCACCTGGCGCGGCCTGGACGCCGCCGAGCAACAGGCGGCGCGCAGCGATGCCGAGCATGCCAGCGCGCTGATCCTCGCCCAGCCGACACTGCTCAAGCGCCCGCTGCTCGACACCGGCGAGCGGCTGCTGGTCGGCCTGCCCCGCGACGGTTATGCCGGCCTGAACGCCTCGGCACCCTAG
- a CDS encoding DEAD/DEAH box helicase family protein — protein sequence MELKLYNHLKHELLGEFSARAEGHERDYQKQVESFASRQSSGLPKPMGRKIQKWLNDYNQLLSRPFTLRYYQILALYFTEHVLEQKRAGKSFAEQKALAYWMATGSGKTLLMHLNILQYIAHIGGGAAFDELQIILTTPGVNLIEQHERELGEVVRQLNRLYNNRIKLTVATTGALLNKEPGFFNMPDSTRLFRLILVDEGHIGLASGGKEVGAFKQLRQELLKPDNAFLFEYSATYHGISDTHVRDYEEQIVYDYNYYRFFKDGYGKDYALQSLADDRFADTGKGDAAFFASTFDTLREKLTAHEHLTVSQAHGAGELPFAGHFPDKPLLAYMGNTVEDPRKEGTAKDEVSDIRRFVVWLAHLDATDREAYSPIFNDQHSGKLTLTRSPGVADEIWLSWGDGQYWGLINVGNGDKFFKECEAHPQLHDANGEPRVTLSKAPIVNARYHFDAIDDVGSPINVLVGSRKFAEGWNCFRVSIIGLINLGSSKGNKIIQIFGRGVRLKGLRGDGKRRHQEHCTDYAALVADDTPDSQLRRLETLNVYSLNRSWLEVFLKALEKDLPAIAGPYSLEVKPAVVQVGTHKQKRAPLAFTEYQHKLHTFKVGRADFDSPLRITLNAATHEWHWHYFQRDGFQQGGFQQDGFQRDGTQQGDVFSGRLANPGFSLDYRADRSQPGHNLVASLKACLADQALFVSSDWLQTRLRIWCSQQRVQLYVNHDGASQPLTLAALLAPTKEVLYDQPLSERNWPVIERLLEEVQRDLLEKMFHKVRYDIDRRQYRFETVRQNAPDARGDFIDRYTLTYEFADQTQKVAFENDASLNQQIQLDLEEAQGDYHIYEPLLGEAADTLLKKHKLKRIGISPDSLNAGERKFLRDILAFIDVNYPRDHREFYLMRNVESLRSIGIYLEGETRVFYPDFVLWIVDDKANRTTLALFDPKGQTGIVKEDDLGLKGVDGMNDKVRVATSGQLVELAKQLQGRTERKWSIHSFILLRDKSPLGRWKGSSPTDKEMELAEDMIKRGVLRLDWHGKNESGHASATLRDGDSYLSRIFAQLLA from the coding sequence ATGGAGCTAAAACTCTACAACCATCTCAAGCACGAGCTGCTGGGCGAGTTTTCCGCGCGTGCCGAAGGGCATGAACGCGACTATCAGAAACAGGTGGAAAGCTTCGCCTCGCGCCAGAGCAGCGGCCTGCCCAAGCCGATGGGGCGCAAGATTCAGAAGTGGCTGAACGACTACAACCAGCTGCTTTCGCGCCCCTTTACTCTACGCTATTACCAGATTTTGGCGCTGTATTTCACCGAGCATGTGCTGGAGCAAAAGCGCGCCGGCAAGAGTTTTGCCGAGCAAAAAGCGCTGGCGTACTGGATGGCCACCGGCAGCGGCAAGACGCTGCTGATGCATCTCAATATTCTGCAATACATCGCACACATTGGCGGCGGCGCAGCCTTCGACGAGTTGCAGATCATCCTGACCACGCCGGGCGTCAACCTGATCGAGCAGCATGAGCGCGAGCTGGGCGAAGTGGTCCGCCAGCTGAACCGCCTGTACAACAACCGCATCAAGCTCACGGTCGCCACCACCGGCGCGCTACTCAACAAGGAACCCGGTTTCTTCAACATGCCGGACAGCACCCGGCTGTTCCGCCTGATCTTGGTGGATGAGGGCCATATCGGCCTGGCCAGCGGCGGCAAGGAGGTCGGCGCCTTCAAGCAACTGCGTCAGGAACTGCTCAAGCCGGATAACGCTTTTCTGTTCGAATACTCGGCAACCTATCACGGTATCAGCGATACGCATGTGCGCGACTACGAAGAACAGATCGTCTACGACTACAACTATTACCGCTTCTTCAAGGATGGCTACGGCAAGGACTACGCCCTGCAGAGCCTGGCCGACGATCGCTTCGCCGATACCGGCAAGGGCGATGCCGCCTTCTTCGCCAGCACCTTCGATACCCTGCGTGAAAAACTCACCGCGCATGAGCACTTGACCGTCAGCCAGGCGCATGGCGCCGGCGAGCTGCCCTTCGCCGGGCATTTCCCCGACAAGCCGCTGCTGGCCTACATGGGCAATACGGTGGAAGACCCCAGAAAGGAAGGCACCGCCAAGGACGAGGTTTCGGACATTCGCCGCTTCGTGGTCTGGCTCGCGCATCTCGATGCCACCGATCGCGAGGCCTATTCCCCCATCTTCAACGACCAGCACAGCGGCAAGCTGACCCTGACCCGCTCGCCGGGCGTGGCCGATGAGATCTGGCTGTCCTGGGGCGATGGTCAATACTGGGGGTTGATCAACGTCGGCAACGGCGACAAGTTCTTCAAGGAGTGTGAGGCGCACCCGCAGTTGCATGACGCCAATGGCGAGCCGCGGGTGACATTGAGCAAGGCGCCGATCGTCAATGCGCGCTATCACTTCGACGCCATCGATGACGTGGGCTCGCCGATCAATGTGCTGGTCGGCAGCCGCAAGTTCGCCGAGGGCTGGAACTGCTTTCGGGTATCGATCATCGGTCTGATCAACCTCGGCTCGAGCAAGGGCAACAAGATCATCCAGATCTTCGGGCGTGGCGTGCGCCTGAAAGGCCTGCGCGGGGATGGCAAGCGTCGCCATCAAGAACACTGCACCGATTATGCGGCGCTGGTGGCGGACGATACGCCGGATAGCCAACTGCGCCGCCTGGAGACCTTGAACGTCTACAGCCTCAACCGGTCATGGCTGGAAGTCTTTCTCAAAGCACTGGAAAAAGACCTGCCGGCGATTGCCGGGCCTTACAGCCTCGAGGTGAAGCCCGCCGTCGTGCAGGTGGGCACGCACAAGCAAAAACGTGCGCCGTTGGCGTTCACCGAGTATCAACACAAGCTGCATACCTTCAAGGTAGGACGTGCCGATTTCGATTCGCCCTTGCGCATCACGCTGAACGCCGCGACGCATGAATGGCATTGGCACTATTTTCAGCGAGACGGATTTCAGCAAGGCGGGTTTCAGCAAGACGGATTTCAGCGAGACGGAACGCAGCAAGGCGATGTATTCAGCGGCCGGCTGGCCAACCCCGGTTTCAGCCTCGATTACCGTGCGGACCGCAGCCAACCGGGCCACAACCTGGTGGCTAGCCTGAAAGCGTGCCTCGCGGACCAGGCGCTGTTCGTCTCCAGCGATTGGCTGCAAACCCGCCTGCGGATCTGGTGTAGCCAGCAACGTGTGCAGCTGTATGTGAACCATGACGGCGCCAGCCAGCCTCTTACCCTGGCGGCGCTGCTCGCGCCGACCAAGGAAGTGCTTTACGACCAGCCACTGAGCGAGCGCAACTGGCCGGTCATCGAGCGCCTGCTGGAAGAGGTGCAGCGCGATTTGCTGGAAAAGATGTTCCACAAGGTGCGTTATGACATCGACAGGCGTCAGTATCGTTTTGAGACCGTACGCCAGAATGCGCCGGACGCGCGCGGCGATTTTATCGATCGCTACACCCTGACTTATGAGTTCGCGGACCAGACGCAGAAGGTCGCCTTCGAGAACGATGCCTCACTGAACCAGCAGATTCAGCTCGATCTCGAGGAAGCCCAAGGCGATTACCATATATACGAGCCGCTACTCGGCGAAGCCGCCGATACGCTACTCAAGAAGCATAAACTCAAGCGTATCGGCATATCGCCGGACAGCCTCAACGCGGGCGAGCGCAAATTCCTTCGCGACATCCTGGCGTTCATCGACGTCAACTATCCCCGCGACCATCGCGAGTTTTACCTGATGCGCAACGTCGAGTCGCTGCGCTCGATCGGCATCTATCTGGAAGGCGAAACCCGCGTTTTCTATCCCGATTTCGTGCTCTGGATCGTCGATGACAAGGCCAACAGAACCACGCTGGCCCTGTTCGACCCCAAGGGCCAGACCGGCATCGTCAAGGAGGACGATCTCGGCCTGAAGGGTGTAGATGGCATGAACGACAAGGTGCGTGTCGCCACCAGTGGCCAGCTCGTCGAGCTGGCAAAACAACTGCAAGGCCGGACGGAGCGAAAGTGGTCCATCCATTCATTCATCCTACTACGCGATAAGTCGCCGCTGGGGCGCTGGAAAGGCTCTTCGCCGACCGATAAGGAAATGGAACTAGCCGAAGACATGATCAAACGCGGTGTATTGCGTCTGGATTGGCATGGAAAAAACGAATCGGGGCACGCTTCTGCCACGCTTCGCGATGGCGACTCGTACTTGAGCCGAATTTTCGCTCAGCTCCTGGCATGA